The segment TTACTAATCACGCAAAAGAAGGGATGAATCTTCATTTCACTTTCTTTCCGGTTTTCCTAATATTATCTTTTGTATCTAAAAAAATAAGTGTGGTTTCTGTTCTATCTTTTTCACTTATTATTTTGGAAACTATATTAATATTAGTTGCTACGATTTATACATTAAAGGGGAAA is part of the Solibacillus sp. FSL K6-1523 genome and harbors:
- a CDS encoding DUF4870 domain-containing protein; translated protein: MKKESLLNRVLACLMHLFSLLLTFILPILVYFLSKGRNDYFTNHAKEGMNLHFTFFPVFLILSFVSKKISVVSVLSFSLIILETILILVATIYTLKGKKFSYPVIKYFKV